CGGCCGGCTACCGCGTGGTCCTGACCGCCCGCCGCAAGGACCGCATCGAGGCACTCGCCGAGGAGATCACCCGCGCGGGCGGCTCCGCCGCGGCCTACCAGCTGGACGTCACCGACCGCGCCGCCGTCGACGAGTTCGCCACCGCCTTCCGGACGATCGGCGTGCTCGTCAACAACGCAGGCGGCGCACTCGGCGCCGACCCCGTCGCCACCGGCGACCCCGCCGACTGGCGCACCATGTACGAGACGAACGTCCTCGGCACCCTGAACGTCACCCAGGCGCTCCTCCCCCAGCTCGTGGCGAGCGGCGACGGCACCGTGGTCGTGGTGTCCTCCACCGCCGGACTCGGCACCTACGAGGGCGGCGCGGGCTACGTCGCCGCCAAGCACGGGGCGCACGTCCTCGCCGAGACCCTCCGCCTGGAGATCGTCGGCCAGCCGGTCCGGGTCATCGAGATCGCCCCCGGCATGGTGAAGACCGACGAGTTCGCCCTCACCCGCTTCGGCGGCGACCAGGACAGGGCGGCCAAGGTCTACCAGGGCGTCGCCGAACCCCTCACCGCCTCCGACGTCGCCGAGACGATCACCTGGGCGGTGACCCGCCCCAGCCACGTCAACGTCGACCTCCTCGTCCTGCGCCCCCGCGCCCAGGCGTCGAACACCAAGGTCCACCGCGAGCTCTGAGCCCACCGCGGCGCCCCCGGACGCAGGGGCGCCGCCGCACGCGGTCAGGGACCCGGGCAGCCCGGATCGTCGACGATCACCGCGTGGGCCGGGATGATGACGACGTCGTCGTCGTCCTCGGCCTGCACGAACTTCGTCGTGGCATAACCCCGCCGGCCCTTCCCGACGCACTTCGTCGCCAGGTTCCCGAACCCGTCCGGGAAGTTGTGGACCTCGGCCGGGGTGTCCTCCCCGGCCTGCCCGGCCACCGGGGCGTCGGCCTTGCCCCGCTCGTCGTAGTACTCCTGCGAGCACCCGCCGAGCAGCAGCGCGAGGGCGCACGCGACGCCGACCGCGGTCAGCCGCCGCATGTCTTGTCCTGGACGATCTGCACGTTGGACGGACCGGTCGCGTTGGTCGTCACGTACGCCCGGTACCCGTGCCCCACGCACTTGGTGGCCAGGTTCCCGAAACCGTCGGGCATGTTGAACACCTCGGCGGGCGTGTCGTCACCGGCCTTCCCCTGCACCGGGGCGTCCCCCTTGCCGCGCTTGTCCTCGTACTCCTGGGAACAGCCGGCCAGCGTCCCGACGGCCAGCAGCACCAGCCCCGCGGCCCAGACTCCCGCACGCATCCGCTTGCGCTCCATTGCAGAACCCCCGTTCTCTCCTGCCCCCGTGCCCCCGTGGGCCCGCGTGTCGCATCCCTGTTCGAGCAAGCGCGGAGGTGCCTCTGAAGACACCAGAGCGCCCCGCTCCGGTTCCCGGGCCGCCGTAAGGTCTGGTCCGTGGACCGACACATACCGTTCGAGACCTTGCACAACTTCCGTGACCTGGGCGGATATCGCGCCGGAACCGGTCACCGGATCCGCCCGGGACGCCTGTTCCGCGCCGACTCCCTCGGCAAGCTCACCACCGGCACCCCGGACTGGGACCGCTTCCTCGCCCTCGGCATCGGCACCGTGATCGACCTGCGGCACCCCCGGGAGATCGAGGCACGGGGCCGCATCCCCCGGCACGACTCCTTCGCCTACCGGAACCTCAGCATCGAGCACCGCCCCTACGACCAGGCGGCGCTGACCCCGGACCTCGACCCCGGCCCCTACCTCTGCGCGCGCTACATGGAGGTCGCCGAGGACGGCGTCGAGGAGATCGCGACGGCACTGCGCCTGGTGGCCGAGGCGGAGGCGAGCCTGGTCTTCCACTGCGCCTCCGGCAAGGACCGCACCGGCCAGCTCGCCGCCCTGATCCTCGCCCTCCTCGGCGTCCCGGACGAGACGATCATCGAGGACTTCAGCCTGACCGAACTGGCGACCCGGGCGCTGCTGGACGACTGGCGAGCCCGCAACGGCGGCCGCTCCCCGGCCTGGCCGGCCTTCGGCCGCGCCCCCGAGGCGGCGATGCGCCTGTTCCTGGCGGCCCTGCGCGAGCGCCACGGCTCGGTGGAGGCGTACGTGACGCACGCCCTGGGCCTGGACGCGGCCGAACTGTCCGCCGCGCTGCGCTCCCGTCTCCTCGAACCGCTCCCCGCCACCTGGCCGGAGCCGGTCCACCGCCGAGCCGCCCCCGCCGACGCCGCCCTCCTGGTCCGCCTGCGCGACACGGCCGCCCTGTGGCAACTGGCCCGCGGCATCCGGCAATGGCAGCCGGGCGAGAAGACCGAGGCGCACTTCCTCGACCGCATGAGCGAGGGCGAGGTATGGCTGGCGCACACCGGAGCCGCGCTCACGGGCGCCTACGAACTCTGGTGGGACGACCCGGCGGCCTGGGGCCCCCGGCCGCCCGAGGCGGGCTACGTCCACCGCCTGATGACGGCCCCCCACACCGCCCCGCCCGGCGCCGGCCGCATGCTGCTGGCCCACGCCGAGTCCCGCATCAGCGCCGCCGGCCGCCCCTACGCCCGCCTCGACTGCCTCTCCTCCAACCCCCGCCTGCGCACCTACTACGAGGCGGCCGGCTACACGGTCGTCGGCGAACAACGCGCGAAGGACGGCGGCACAGGCAGCCCCTACGCGGTGACACTGCTGGAGAAACGACTCGCGTGAACCTGCGGACGAGGCCCCCGCTCACGGGAGCCTCGTCCGCTCAGCCCTTCACACAGATGAACTGCTTCAGCTTGGCCACCACCTCGACCAGGTCACGCTGCTGGTCGATGACCTGCTCGATCGGCTTGTAGGCGCCCGGGATCTCGTCCACGACGCCGGAGTCCTTGCGGCACTCCACGCCCCGCGTCTGCTCCTCCAGGTCCTTCGTCGAGAAGCGGCGCTTGGCCGCGGTCCGGCTCATGCGCCGACCCGCTCCGTGCGAGGCCGAGTTGAAGGCCTTGTCGTTGCCCAGGCCCTTCACGATGTACGAGCCCGTGCCCATCGAGCCCGGGATGATCCCGTACTCGCCCGAACCGGCCCGGATCGCGCCCTTGCGCGTGACCAACAGGTCCATGCCCTCGTAGCGTTCCTCCGCCACGTAGTTGTGGTGGCAGGAGATCTCCGGCTCGAAGGTCGGCTTCGCCTTCTTGAACTCCTTGCGGACCACGTCCTTCAGGAGCGCCATCATGATGGTGCGGTTGTACTTCGCGTACTCCTGCGCCCAGTAGAGGTCGTTGCGGTAGGCCGCCATCTGCGGAGTGTCCGAGATGAAGACGGCGAGATCGCGGTCGACCAGGCCCTGGTTGTGCGGGAGCTTCTGGGCCACGCCGATGTGGTGGTCCGCCAGTTCCTTGCCGATGTTGCGGGAACCGGAGTGCAGCATGAGCCAGACCGACCCGTCCCCACTAGTGCAAAGTTCAACGAAGTGATTCCCGGAGCCCAGCGTCCCCATCTGCCTGCCCGCCCGTTCGCGGCGGAACCTGACCGTCTCCGCGACGCCGTCGAACCGGCCCCAGAAGTCGTCCCAGCCGCCGGTGGCCAGACCGTGCAACTGCCCCGGATCCACGGGGTCGTCGTGCATCCCCCGCCCGACCGGAACAGCCTGCTCGATCTTCGAGCGCAGCCGGGACAGGTCCCCCGGCAGATCGTTCGCCGTCAACGACGTCTTGACCGCCGACATCCCGCACCCGATGTCGACCCCCACCGCCGCCGGACAGACGGCCCCGCTCATGGCGATGACCGAGCCGACCGTCGCGCCCTTGCCGTAGTGGACGTCCGGCATGACCGCCAGGCCCTTGATCCACGGCAGGGCGGCCACGTTGCGCAGCTGCTGCAGTGCGCCCTCCTCGACCGAGGCAGGGTCGGCCCACATACGGATGGGCACCTTCGCGCCCGGCATTTCCACGTACGACATATGACCTCATTCCCCCGGAAAAACAACAAAAGTTGTGAGTCGCAAAACCGGTGCCGAGGTCGGCCGAAACGGACGGCGGACCGGCATCCACGGTGGTGCGTGCGATACACATTGTCTGCAGGGACCGACCTCGCCCGGCAAGCGATTAACCAGCGGGGACGCGGGCCCGGAGACCGAACATCCCGAAGTGACCGTCGAGAGGAGCCGACCGTGCAGCGGAAGGCCTACGTACCCGGCGTCGTCGCGCTCCTCGCGGCGCTGCTGGCCGGCTGCACCGGCGGCGCGGACGACACCGGCTCGGACGACAACTCCAACCCGGGCGAGGCCAACACGTCGACGCCCGCCGCCCGGCCGGGCAAGTACGCCACGCTGCCGGAGGCGTGCGGCGTGGTGAGCCAGGCGACGCTCGACTCCCTGCTTCCCGGCATCCAGCAGCTCACCGACGCGACGCGACGCCAAGCGGCCTATGCCGGCGAGGCGACGCTGACCTACGACACGGACCGCAAGGTGGGGTGCCGTTGGAAGGTGGAGTCGACGGACGCCACCGATCATCTCCTCGTCGACCTCGAGCGGGTCGTCTCGTACGACAACGCGGTGAGCGACGACTCCCAGGCGGAGACGCTCTTCGCGAAGAAGGTGACGGCGGCCGACCTGCCGGCGCCCGTCGCGTCCGCCACGGCCGGCGTGTCGCCCTCCACGAGTGCCACGGGTTCCCCGAGCGCCGGGGCCTCGTCCTCGTCGACGGCCGGCGCCTCCTCCGTCTCTCCGTCGGCCTCCTCGCCGTCGGCCTCGGCATCGGCATCGGCCTCCTCGACGGTCGCGCCCGCCGATCTGCAGCCCCGGCTGCTGGACGACCTCGGCGACGAGGCGTTCATCGACGACGCCCTCGGGAGTTCCGGTTCGACCGTCGCACAGCGGACGGTGACTGTGGCGTTCCGCACGTCGAACGTCATTGTGACCATCCAGTACGAGGAGCAGCCGGCGACGCTCGGCGTGACGCCGGACAGTGAGGAAATGCAGGACAAGGCCCGGAAACTGGCCGCGCAGTTGGTCGACTCACTGGCCGGCTGACGTCCGTCGGGGGCGGTTCGCGCCCCGTCCGTGAAGCCTTCGAAGCACAACCGCACAGAGTCTTCACCGCGTACCGTGGCCCCTCGGACCCGATCCGACCGCAGGAACCACGAGCGTCATGAGTGAAGGAACCATGCAGCGACGAGCCCAGCGAGACGGCCAGTTCAACCAGCGCGAGGAGCGTGACGAGCGTGCGAGGCGCACGGGAGGGCTCAACCGCCTCCTGGCAGCCGCGGTCGCCGTCCCGGTGATGCTGATCGCCGCGGGCTGCTCCTCGGACTCCGGCTCGGACGACGCCTCGAAGGACGCCGGCGCCTCCACCGGTCCCGCTGCGGACTCCGCCGTGAGCGCCGCGCCCACCGTGCAGGCCGCGGCGTACAAGAAGCTGCCGGAGGCGTGCGCGGTGCTGTCGAAGAAGACGCTGACCGAGCTGGTGCCGAAGGGGGTCACCTCCGGCAAGGCGGGGACGACGGGGGACACCGCGGACCGGGCGAGCTGTTCGTGGTCGAGCCTGGCCAACAACGGGGTGAAGGGGTCGCAGTTCCGCTGGCTGAACGTGTCGCTGCTGCGTTTCGAGTCGGACGCGACGACCGGCGACGGCGAGTCGCAGGCGAAGACGTACTACGCGAAGCAGGTCAAGGACTCCCAGGCGGTGGCGGGCGCGACGAACGCCAAGTCGCAGGCGGCCCCGGGGACGGGCGACGAGGCGACGCTGGTGCGTTACGACCTGAAGAAGACCGAGGGCGCCTTCAAGCAGCAGACGGTGGTGGCGCGGGTGGAGAACGTCGTCGTCACGCTGGACTACAACGGGGCCGGCCTGGCGGGCGACAAGGCGCCGAGTGGGGATGCGCTGGCGGCCTCGGCGCAGAAGGCGGCGAAGGAAGCGGTGGTGTCGGTGCGGTCGGCCAACGGCGTTGGCGGCGGCGGGAGTTCGCAGGGTTCGTCGGCGGGTTCGTCGGCCGGCTCGGCCTCCCCGTCCCCGTCGAAGTCGGCGTCCGTCTCGCCGGGCCAGGGGGTTTCGCTGCCGTCGTCGACGACCCCGAAGGCGACGGCGTCCAAGGAGGCCGCGGCGGCTCCGAAGGCGACCGCCTCCGCGAAGAGCTGACGGTCCGGAAAGGCGTGCGCCGCACACATGTGCCACCCTGTTGCGCGCAAGAGCACGCAAGGGGAGGGGAGTACGGGTGTCCGAGCGAATACAGCTGACCCGGACGCACCGCGTTCTCATCGGCGTGGTCGTGACCGGCGCTGTGATCATCGCCGGCATCGGCTTCGCCGGTTCGTACGCGGCCGTCCGTGAGCTGGCCCTGGAGAAGGGCTTCGGGAACTTCTCGTATGTGTTCCCGATCGGCATCGACGCGGGTATCTGCGTCCTGCTGGCCCTGGATCTGCTGCTGACGTGGATCCGCATTCCGTTCCCGCTGCTGCGGCAGACGGCGTGGCTGCTGACCGCGGCGACGATCGCGTTCAACGGTGCGGCGGCGTGGCCGGATCCGCTCGGCACCGGCATGCACGCGGTGATCCCGATCCTGTTCGTGGTGTCGGTGGAGGCGGCCCGGCATGCGATCGGCCGGATCGCGGACATCACGGCGGACAAGCACATGGAGGGCGTGCGCATCACGCGCTGGCTGCTCTCCCCCGTGCCGACGTTCCTGCTGTGGCGCCGGATGAAGCTGTGGGAGCTGCGTTCCTACGACCAGGTGATCAAGCTGGAGCAGGAACGTCTCGTCTACCGGGCGAGGCTGCGTTCGCGCTTCGGCCGTGCCTGGCGGCGCAAGGCGCCGGTGGAGTCGTTGATGCCGCTGCGGCTGGCCCGGTACGGCGTCCCGCTGGCCGAGACCGCTCCGGCGGGCCTGGCGGCGGCGGGGATAGAGCCCGCGCTGCTGCCCCCGATGCCGGCCCAGGCGCAGGCCCCGTCGCAGCAGCAGGCGCAGGTGCAGGCGTCGGCCCCGGCTCAGCTGCAGGGGCCGGCGGCGCCGGAGTCCCAGCAGAGTCCGCAGGAGCTCGCGGCGGGCTTCGGACGGCAGCCGCAGCAGCAGCCCCGGCAGGCACAGCAGCCCGGGCAGCCTGGGGCACCCGGGGCGCCCGGGGAGGAGCAGAGCCCCTGGTTCCAGGCGATGCCTCACGAGGTCACCTACCAGGGCGGTTACGACCCCACCTACGACCCCTCGGAGCAGTACGCCCAGTGGTACGAGGAGCAGCAGCAGGCGGAGCAGTACCAGGAGCAGTACCAGGAAGAGCCCCCGCTGCAGGAGCCCTCCCCGGAGGAGACCGGTTCCTTCCCGATCCCGGTGGGCCCGGGGCGCAGCCGTGAGCTGGGCGGGGGCGGTGGGACTCCGCTCGTCGAACCGGACGAGGAGGCGTACTACCAGGTCTTCAAGCAGTCGATAAGCAGCGGCGGCTACCCGACGCCGAGTCAGTTCAGCGACGACGTGGAGGCGACGTTCGGCGGTCCGCTGCTCGACGCCGAGGCCAAGCGCATGGTGATGCGCTTCCAGAACCGTCACGCGGCGGAACTCGAAGAGGACCACATCGCCTAGGGCGGATCACGCCCATGAGCCGCCCGGTCGGTCACGACGGCGAACGACGGCGGACGACGACGGAGGGGGCGCCCGGTGTCAGCACCGGGCGCCCCCTCCGTCGTCCGACCGGGCCCCCTCCGTCGTCCCGCTCGGTCTACTCCCCGAGCAGGGCCCGTACCCGGTCCTGGCCGACGGCCAGCAGCAGGGTGGGCAGCCGGGGGCCGGTGTCGCGTCCGACCAGCAGGTGGTAGAGCAGGGCGAAGAACGTACGCTGGGCGGTCTTGATCTCCGGCGGGAGTTCCTTGGGCGTGGCGTCGGCGGAGAAGCCGGCCTGCACCTTGGGGACGCCGTAGACGAGATGGGTGAGACCGTCGAGGGACCAGTTGGCGGCGAGGCCGTCGAGGAGGAGCCGCAGGGACTGCTGGGAGGCCTCGTCGAGGGACTTGAGCAGTTCGGCGTCCGGTTCCCTGCGCACGATGGTGCGCTGGTCGGCGGGGACGTGCGTGTTGATCCAGGCCTCGGCCCTGTCGTACCGGGGCCGGGCCTCGTCCAGGGTTGCGAGCGGGTTGTCCGGGTCGAGCTCGCTCAGGATGCGCAGGGCCTGCGCCTGTTCGCCGGCGGTGATGTCGGCGACGGAGGCGAGGGTGCGGTAGGGCAGCGGCCGCGGGGTGCGCGGCAGCTCCGCGCCGGCGGTCCGCACCGCACGCGCGT
The window above is part of the Streptomyces sp. NBC_00425 genome. Proteins encoded here:
- a CDS encoding SDR family NAD(P)-dependent oxidoreductase; this encodes MAAAAPSTASRIAVVTGASSGIGAATARELAAAGYRVVLTARRKDRIEALAEEITRAGGSAAAYQLDVTDRAAVDEFATAFRTIGVLVNNAGGALGADPVATGDPADWRTMYETNVLGTLNVTQALLPQLVASGDGTVVVVSSTAGLGTYEGGAGYVAAKHGAHVLAETLRLEIVGQPVRVIEIAPGMVKTDEFALTRFGGDQDRAAKVYQGVAEPLTASDVAETITWAVTRPSHVNVDLLVLRPRAQASNTKVHREL
- a CDS encoding GNAT family N-acetyltransferase; its protein translation is MDRHIPFETLHNFRDLGGYRAGTGHRIRPGRLFRADSLGKLTTGTPDWDRFLALGIGTVIDLRHPREIEARGRIPRHDSFAYRNLSIEHRPYDQAALTPDLDPGPYLCARYMEVAEDGVEEIATALRLVAEAEASLVFHCASGKDRTGQLAALILALLGVPDETIIEDFSLTELATRALLDDWRARNGGRSPAWPAFGRAPEAAMRLFLAALRERHGSVEAYVTHALGLDAAELSAALRSRLLEPLPATWPEPVHRRAAPADAALLVRLRDTAALWQLARGIRQWQPGEKTEAHFLDRMSEGEVWLAHTGAALTGAYELWWDDPAAWGPRPPEAGYVHRLMTAPHTAPPGAGRMLLAHAESRISAAGRPYARLDCLSSNPRLRTYYEAAGYTVVGEQRAKDGGTGSPYAVTLLEKRLA
- a CDS encoding RtcB family protein yields the protein MSYVEMPGAKVPIRMWADPASVEEGALQQLRNVAALPWIKGLAVMPDVHYGKGATVGSVIAMSGAVCPAAVGVDIGCGMSAVKTSLTANDLPGDLSRLRSKIEQAVPVGRGMHDDPVDPGQLHGLATGGWDDFWGRFDGVAETVRFRRERAGRQMGTLGSGNHFVELCTSGDGSVWLMLHSGSRNIGKELADHHIGVAQKLPHNQGLVDRDLAVFISDTPQMAAYRNDLYWAQEYAKYNRTIMMALLKDVVRKEFKKAKPTFEPEISCHHNYVAEERYEGMDLLVTRKGAIRAGSGEYGIIPGSMGTGSYIVKGLGNDKAFNSASHGAGRRMSRTAAKRRFSTKDLEEQTRGVECRKDSGVVDEIPGAYKPIEQVIDQQRDLVEVVAKLKQFICVKG
- a CDS encoding DUF3558 domain-containing protein, with amino-acid sequence MQRKAYVPGVVALLAALLAGCTGGADDTGSDDNSNPGEANTSTPAARPGKYATLPEACGVVSQATLDSLLPGIQQLTDATRRQAAYAGEATLTYDTDRKVGCRWKVESTDATDHLLVDLERVVSYDNAVSDDSQAETLFAKKVTAADLPAPVASATAGVSPSTSATGSPSAGASSSSTAGASSVSPSASSPSASASASASSTVAPADLQPRLLDDLGDEAFIDDALGSSGSTVAQRTVTVAFRTSNVIVTIQYEEQPATLGVTPDSEEMQDKARKLAAQLVDSLAG
- a CDS encoding DUF3558 domain-containing protein, whose product is MSEGTMQRRAQRDGQFNQREERDERARRTGGLNRLLAAAVAVPVMLIAAGCSSDSGSDDASKDAGASTGPAADSAVSAAPTVQAAAYKKLPEACAVLSKKTLTELVPKGVTSGKAGTTGDTADRASCSWSSLANNGVKGSQFRWLNVSLLRFESDATTGDGESQAKTYYAKQVKDSQAVAGATNAKSQAAPGTGDEATLVRYDLKKTEGAFKQQTVVARVENVVVTLDYNGAGLAGDKAPSGDALAASAQKAAKEAVVSVRSANGVGGGGSSQGSSAGSSAGSASPSPSKSASVSPGQGVSLPSSTTPKATASKEAAAAPKATASAKS
- a CDS encoding DUF2637 domain-containing protein, producing the protein MSERIQLTRTHRVLIGVVVTGAVIIAGIGFAGSYAAVRELALEKGFGNFSYVFPIGIDAGICVLLALDLLLTWIRIPFPLLRQTAWLLTAATIAFNGAAAWPDPLGTGMHAVIPILFVVSVEAARHAIGRIADITADKHMEGVRITRWLLSPVPTFLLWRRMKLWELRSYDQVIKLEQERLVYRARLRSRFGRAWRRKAPVESLMPLRLARYGVPLAETAPAGLAAAGIEPALLPPMPAQAQAPSQQQAQVQASAPAQLQGPAAPESQQSPQELAAGFGRQPQQQPRQAQQPGQPGAPGAPGEEQSPWFQAMPHEVTYQGGYDPTYDPSEQYAQWYEEQQQAEQYQEQYQEEPPLQEPSPEETGSFPIPVGPGRSRELGGGGGTPLVEPDEEAYYQVFKQSISSGGYPTPSQFSDDVEATFGGPLLDAEAKRMVMRFQNRHAAELEEDHIA